The following coding sequences are from one Granulicella aggregans window:
- a CDS encoding chemotaxis protein CheW — protein MESPAAAAVQTNQRPPALSIPPVANDLRAGKHLVFRLASEDFSIRVASVQEILGIMEITSVPQTPLSVKGVINLRGRVIPVVDLRLRLGFPAQAYAEQTCIVVVRTRPAGFDLLTGIIVDEVSEVVNILAEDVQDTPDFGASIPSPFLLGMARINDKVRILLDIDEVLKGHDIAGQP, from the coding sequence ATGGAGAGCCCCGCGGCAGCAGCGGTCCAGACAAATCAGAGGCCACCGGCTCTGTCCATCCCGCCTGTAGCTAACGACCTCCGCGCCGGCAAGCACCTCGTCTTCCGCCTCGCCAGCGAGGACTTCAGCATCCGCGTCGCCAGCGTGCAGGAGATCCTTGGCATCATGGAGATCACCTCCGTCCCGCAGACGCCGCTCTCCGTCAAGGGCGTCATCAACCTGCGCGGCCGCGTGATTCCCGTCGTAGACCTCCGGCTTCGCCTCGGCTTCCCCGCGCAGGCCTACGCGGAGCAGACCTGCATCGTCGTCGTTCGAACCCGGCCCGCAGGCTTCGATCTCCTCACCGGCATCATCGTCGACGAGGTATCGGAGGTCGTCAACATCCTCGCCGAAGATGTTCAGGACACCCCGGACTTCGGCGCCTCGATCCCATCTCCCTTTCTTCTTGGCATGGCCCGCATCAACGACAAGGTAAGAATCCTTCTCGACATCGATGAGGTGCTCAAGGGCCACGATATCGCAGGACAGCCTTGA
- a CDS encoding chemotaxis protein CheA: MPEDLTPNDLDLPSQEPGDMSAYTADPAMLTDFIVEVREHLTSIEEKILHIESTGADSGDINAAFRVFHTIKGLAGFLELSDIQQVAHEVETLLDLGRSRKLASLSSIADVVLQSMDFIRAETDRLELVATSDGVVPEPAPSLVSADTIIQKIRATASSSQESSEEHQPSAAGDAPSAHDIRLPETQPSSAKQESTRNSSLRVETAKLDHLMNMIGELVIAQTLISHNPRLLGLQDSRLTGDLALLTRVTTEVQRITTSMRMVPIGTQFHRTARLIRDLSRQVGKRIALSTVGEETELDKTIAEELADPLLHMVRNSIDHGIEIPEQRIAVGKDPTANIRLAAYHTAGQIVVQVSDDGRGLDRNRILAKATERGLVRPGAQLTDTEVYLLIFEPGFSTAEAVTGLSGRGVGMDVVKKHVEKLRGRIDIQSEPGKGATFFLRLPLTLAIIEGLVVCVGDNRYIVPMFSILEILRPDESSLSTVQGNGEMATVRGILLPIVRLHERFNLVSSTRQLTEGMLIVSQSEGKRFCLFVDDVLGKQEVVIKTLGATFKDVAGLAGCAVLSDGRVGLILDVHAIYRTPPIQAFAHLGAQASTASADNHTQGVD, from the coding sequence ATGCCTGAAGACCTCACGCCCAACGACCTCGACCTCCCATCGCAGGAACCCGGCGACATGAGCGCCTATACCGCCGACCCGGCGATGCTCACCGACTTCATCGTCGAGGTCCGCGAGCACCTCACCTCGATCGAAGAAAAGATCCTCCACATCGAGAGCACCGGCGCGGACTCCGGCGACATCAACGCCGCCTTTCGTGTCTTCCATACGATCAAGGGACTCGCCGGCTTCCTCGAGCTTTCGGATATTCAGCAAGTCGCGCATGAAGTAGAGACCCTGCTCGATCTTGGCCGCTCCCGCAAACTTGCTTCGCTCTCATCGATAGCCGATGTCGTCCTGCAATCGATGGACTTCATCCGCGCCGAGACCGACCGGCTCGAACTCGTAGCAACCTCCGATGGAGTCGTCCCCGAGCCTGCCCCATCTCTTGTATCTGCAGACACGATCATTCAGAAGATTCGCGCGACCGCCTCCTCATCGCAAGAGAGCAGTGAAGAACATCAACCGTCCGCAGCAGGAGATGCGCCCTCCGCGCACGACATCCGATTACCCGAGACCCAGCCCAGCTCCGCTAAGCAAGAGTCCACTCGCAACTCCTCCCTCCGTGTCGAGACCGCCAAGCTCGATCACTTGATGAACATGATCGGCGAGCTCGTCATCGCACAGACCCTCATCAGCCACAACCCGCGACTCCTCGGCTTGCAAGACTCCCGTCTCACCGGCGATCTCGCCCTGCTCACCCGCGTCACCACAGAGGTTCAGCGCATCACCACCAGCATGCGCATGGTGCCCATCGGGACTCAGTTTCACCGCACCGCGCGGCTCATCCGCGACCTCTCCCGCCAGGTCGGCAAGCGCATCGCTCTATCTACCGTTGGCGAAGAGACCGAGCTCGACAAGACCATCGCCGAAGAGCTCGCTGACCCGTTGCTGCACATGGTCCGCAACTCCATCGATCACGGCATCGAAATCCCTGAACAGCGCATCGCCGTAGGCAAAGATCCGACCGCCAACATCCGCCTCGCCGCATATCACACAGCCGGCCAGATCGTCGTCCAGGTCTCGGACGACGGACGCGGCCTCGACCGCAATCGCATCCTCGCGAAAGCGACGGAGCGCGGCCTCGTCCGCCCCGGCGCTCAGCTCACCGACACCGAAGTCTATCTGCTCATCTTCGAGCCCGGCTTCTCCACGGCAGAGGCAGTCACCGGCCTCTCCGGCCGTGGTGTCGGAATGGATGTCGTGAAGAAGCACGTCGAAAAACTCCGCGGTCGCATCGATATCCAATCGGAGCCAGGCAAGGGAGCCACCTTCTTCCTCCGGCTGCCGCTGACACTCGCCATCATCGAAGGCCTCGTCGTCTGCGTCGGAGACAACCGCTACATCGTTCCGATGTTTTCCATCCTCGAGATCCTTCGACCGGATGAATCTTCGCTATCGACGGTTCAGGGCAACGGTGAGATGGCGACCGTGCGTGGCATCCTGCTACCCATCGTGCGGCTGCACGAGCGATTCAACCTTGTCTCCAGCACACGACAACTAACCGAAGGCATGTTGATCGTCTCGCAGAGCGAAGGCAAACGCTTCTGCCTCTTTGTAGACGATGTGCTCGGCAAGCAGGAGGTTGTCATCAAGACCCTCGGTGCAACCTTCAAAGACGTTGCCGGTCTAGCGGGATGCGCTGTCCTCTCCGATGGCCGCGTAGGTCTGATCCTCGATGTCCACGCCATCTATCGAACGCCGCCCATTCAGGCCTTCGCGCACCTGGGCGCTCAAGCATCCACGGCGTCTGCCGATAACCACACCCAAGGGGTGGATTGA
- a CDS encoding response regulator, producing MRDTVLIVDDSAMMRKIVLRALSVAGLEFNSVLEAADGNEGLEVLKSNKVQLIMCDINMPGMNGLDMLRAMRTQNIGAGIPVVMVTTESSAERVREAVAAGASGYIRKPFSPEQVKLKVIPLLAA from the coding sequence ATGAGGGATACCGTTCTGATCGTCGATGACTCGGCGATGATGCGAAAGATTGTGTTGCGCGCCCTCTCAGTGGCTGGTCTGGAGTTCAACTCGGTCCTCGAGGCCGCCGATGGCAACGAAGGTCTCGAAGTCCTCAAGTCCAACAAGGTTCAGCTCATCATGTGCGACATCAACATGCCCGGCATGAACGGCCTCGACATGCTCCGCGCCATGCGAACGCAAAATATCGGCGCGGGAATACCGGTGGTCATGGTCACCACAGAGAGTTCTGCCGAGCGCGTCCGAGAGGCCGTCGCCGCCGGTGCCAGCGGGTACATCCGCAAGCCATTTTCTCCAGAACAGGTCAAGCTGAAGGTAATCCCTCTGCTCGCCGCCTAG
- a CDS encoding chemotaxis protein CheX translates to MTRPEPAVPATELFSHDNLLRMDETVKEVFGTMLGMDVATRPCPLCEEDCIHGPHTAHIGFEGVISGHCEIHLSRNASAAIASAMLGGVEVDAQSDAVCDAVGELCNMLAGGWKDRLPSLSAECHITVPVRSCDLHKHDPGSQPIQAAAELQVSHRSYTFGGQHLLELTLARAR, encoded by the coding sequence ATGACGCGACCCGAACCCGCTGTCCCGGCCACGGAACTCTTCAGCCACGACAACCTTCTGCGGATGGACGAGACGGTGAAAGAGGTCTTCGGCACCATGCTCGGCATGGACGTTGCCACCCGCCCCTGCCCTCTCTGCGAGGAAGACTGCATCCACGGCCCGCACACCGCCCACATCGGATTCGAGGGCGTCATCTCCGGCCACTGCGAGATCCATCTCAGCCGCAACGCGTCTGCTGCCATCGCCAGCGCCATGCTCGGCGGCGTTGAAGTCGACGCCCAAAGCGACGCCGTCTGCGATGCCGTAGGCGAGCTCTGCAACATGCTCGCCGGCGGTTGGAAAGACCGGCTCCCCAGCCTCTCTGCGGAATGCCACATCACCGTTCCGGTGAGAAGCTGCGATCTTCATAAGCACGATCCCGGCAGCCAACCAATCCAGGCCGCAGCGGAGCTTCAGGTCAGCCATCGCTCCTACACCTTCGGCGGCCAACACCTGCTCGAACTTACGCTGGCGCGAGCACGCTAG
- a CDS encoding metal-dependent hydrolase family protein, whose amino-acid sequence MKTLFTAIVFSGLTVSAAYAQLAEPKQVVVLHAARLLDVAAGTMTTPGEILVRGDRIVEVGTKVARPDGAEVIDLGDKTLMPGLIDAHVHLFLHPGDEDLQTVEESVPKRTLIAASAAKADLMAGFTAERDMGTEGAGSADSAVRHAINSGMIPGPRMRVSGNAIDITGGHEDAIGFNPEQKVMSNATYADSADDLVRVVREELKGGADFIKIYETGKDSEVDGKFHTPYQYTTAQLEAAITETARQGTHVAVHATGEPGTGYAVAAGVVSVDHAYQLSDATMAAMKAKGIYAVPTFTITEYFADHASTPEGAARERKLQAIHAEEFKKQLAAGVPMAVGSDVGPFPHGTQARELELMVQYGMAPLAVLQADVLNGAKLLGWDAEIGQLKAGYFADIIAVPGDPVKDIAVTKSVKFVMKGGVIYLR is encoded by the coding sequence ATGAAAACTTTGTTTACGGCAATCGTGTTTTCCGGCCTTACGGTGTCGGCTGCGTATGCGCAGCTTGCTGAACCGAAGCAGGTAGTGGTGCTCCATGCGGCGCGCTTGCTAGATGTTGCAGCGGGAACGATGACAACGCCGGGCGAGATCCTCGTTCGTGGGGACCGCATCGTTGAAGTCGGAACAAAGGTGGCGCGACCGGATGGGGCGGAGGTCATCGACCTTGGCGACAAGACGTTGATGCCAGGCTTGATCGACGCGCACGTGCACCTGTTCCTGCATCCGGGCGACGAAGACTTGCAGACGGTGGAAGAGAGCGTTCCTAAGCGGACTTTGATCGCCGCGAGCGCTGCGAAGGCGGACCTGATGGCGGGCTTCACCGCAGAGCGCGATATGGGTACCGAGGGAGCCGGCTCAGCGGACTCAGCGGTGCGCCACGCGATCAACTCGGGGATGATTCCGGGGCCACGGATGCGCGTCAGCGGAAATGCAATCGACATCACGGGCGGGCATGAGGATGCAATCGGCTTCAACCCGGAACAGAAGGTGATGTCGAATGCGACGTATGCGGATTCGGCGGATGACCTGGTGCGCGTGGTTCGTGAAGAGCTAAAGGGTGGCGCGGACTTCATCAAGATCTACGAGACGGGCAAGGACTCCGAGGTTGATGGTAAGTTCCATACGCCGTATCAGTACACGACGGCGCAGCTTGAGGCGGCAATAACAGAGACGGCGCGGCAGGGAACGCATGTTGCAGTTCATGCGACGGGCGAGCCGGGGACAGGATATGCGGTGGCGGCGGGTGTGGTGTCGGTCGATCATGCGTACCAGTTGAGCGATGCGACCATGGCGGCGATGAAGGCCAAGGGCATCTACGCGGTGCCGACCTTCACCATTACGGAGTACTTCGCCGATCACGCATCCACTCCCGAGGGAGCGGCGAGGGAACGTAAGCTGCAGGCGATCCATGCGGAGGAGTTCAAGAAGCAGCTCGCGGCGGGCGTGCCGATGGCTGTGGGGAGCGACGTCGGGCCGTTCCCGCATGGGACTCAGGCGCGGGAACTTGAGCTGATGGTGCAGTATGGGATGGCTCCGCTGGCTGTGTTGCAGGCGGACGTACTGAATGGCGCGAAGCTGCTTGGCTGGGATGCGGAGATTGGCCAGTTGAAGGCAGGATACTTCGCGGACATCATCGCTGTTCCAGGTGATCCGGTGAAGGATATCGCGGTGACGAAGTCAGTGAAGTTCGTGATGAAGGGCGGCGTGATCTATCTGCGTTAG